The Primulina eburnea isolate SZY01 chromosome 13, ASM2296580v1, whole genome shotgun sequence genome includes a region encoding these proteins:
- the LOC140809984 gene encoding uncharacterized protein, which translates to MARRQILLLNSQLLSNPLNCTSGFANFSSKSVHYMVKVGIPEFLNGVGKGVEKHVGKLESEIGDLNNLLVTRTIKLKRLGIPCQDVRTICEVKKVMLYGFSCLL; encoded by the exons ATGGCGCGGAGGCAAATCCTGTTGTTGAATTCGCAGTTACTTTCAAACCCATTGAATTGCACATCCGGGTTCGCGAATTTTTCTTCCAAGTCGGTCCATTATATGG TGAAGGTGGGGATACCGGAGTTCTTGAATGGAGTGGGGAAAGGAGTTGAAAAGCACGTGGGGAAGCTGGAGTCTGAAATTGGGGACTTGAACAACCTTCTCGTCACTCGCACTATTAAGCTCAAGAGACTCGGCATTCCCTGCCAAGATGTAAGAACTATATGTGAAGTTAAAAAGGTTATGCTTTATGGATTTTCATGTTTGCTGTGA